Part of the Sphingobacterium sp. LZ7M1 genome, TCAAGAGAGAAGGAGTACTGATGCTGCGGATAGGAATGACGCGCATGCGATCCACATACCAATCCTCTACTTCCAAAAAAACAGGGCTTTCACCGGCCTTCAGGTTATTGATGCTCTTCAGCTGTTGCACCGTAGCGAAATTGTAACGGATACTCTTGGCCAATGCTGGAAATAAGACTGCCGTAAGGATGGGAACAAGCACGAATAAAATCCCAATCGGCACCAGTTTCACGGCATCATTTGATATGTCGGGAAAAATTATGCGAAGGATACGATGGAGAAAGATATAGACAAAAAGGAGGCTCAGAGCAATAGGAAACATCCACAATACCCATTCTGGAAGATTAATATTCCAAAAGCGGACCAGCAGGAAATAGGCTAAACTGGTCAACAAAAGCAATAACAGCTCCAGTAGGAATAAGGGAAGAAATATTCTCTTGAAAAACATATCAAACACTATTGATAAAGGTTAAAAATAATGTATTCCAAAAAAAAACCTTAGAATTCTAAGGATTTAATCTTTATTGCATATCGAAGAGATGTTTTTCAGCATGGTAGGATGATCTTACCAATGGTCCGGATTCTACGTATTTGAATCCCATTTTCAATCCGATTTCTTTATATTTTTCAAATTGTTCAGGGGTTACCCAATCAATAACAGGATGGTGTGCTTTTGTAGGTTGAAGGTATTGTCCGATGGTCAGGATATCGACCCCTACATTGTACAGATCTTGCATAGTTTCGATAACATCCTCTTCGGTTTCACCCAAACCTAACATAATACCTGACTTCGTACGAAGACCTGCTTCGGAGATCCTTCTCAAGCATTCCAATGAACGGTCATATTTAGCTTGGATTCGAACTTCACGGGTCAATCTTCTAACGGTCTCAATATTATGGGACACCACTTCAGGACGAACGGCCAATACGCGGTCTAGGTTTTCCCATTGCCCCTTAAAGTCAGGGA contains:
- the lipA gene encoding lipoyl synthase; translated protein: MIELPVIPVNQTQRKPDWLRVKLPVGKEYRHVRSLVDEHKLHTICESGNCPNMGECWGAGTATFMILGNICTRSCSFCAVATGRPLPVDHDEPNRVANSVKLMQVKHCVITSVDRDDQKDGGSQIWAETILAIRRESPETTLETLIPDFKGQWENLDRVLAVRPEVVSHNIETVRRLTREVRIQAKYDRSLECLRRISEAGLRTKSGIMLGLGETEEDVIETMQDLYNVGVDILTIGQYLQPTKAHHPVIDWVTPEQFEKYKEIGLKMGFKYVESGPLVRSSYHAEKHLFDMQ